Proteins encoded by one window of Ruminococcaceae bacterium R-25:
- a CDS encoding replication initiation and membrane attachment protein: MGMGSGKGKEELSRLLINDSLLPDIFLVRYAQELSKNALLVYLWLNMTGDKNSFNEETVKKFKIIPDDEISKTLAELMASGLINRKDKTYSFDDIKAREVEEYVQAQKAMGTDPDLSGLKSDEQERKTLADSISKTFYQGELPYIFYRLIDKCLYEYKFDSIVCYKLFEEGYDQSIHRSNIQMENRAREWFEKGYTDIKSLEKQLEIDKRTKKLIKLTGSLMRKRLNGLDIDRVKSWAEDLGATEELVTLAFKENEFRTNLTLKNVGDTLTKWHDQGIKTAEDAAKFSEEEHKENKRKATRRKANAGSVWATGEEAGIAAEPKAEEPKNTKASEDTNDDDGDSNIPDSVLDMFGD, encoded by the coding sequence TTGGGTATGGGAAGCGGTAAAGGCAAGGAAGAATTATCAAGACTGCTTATAAATGACAGTCTTTTGCCCGACATATTTCTCGTAAGGTATGCACAGGAGCTTAGCAAGAATGCTTTGCTCGTTTATCTCTGGCTCAATATGACCGGCGATAAGAACAGCTTTAACGAGGAAACAGTAAAGAAGTTTAAGATAATCCCTGATGATGAGATTTCCAAGACTCTGGCTGAACTCATGGCATCAGGACTCATCAACCGCAAGGATAAGACTTATTCTTTCGATGATATCAAGGCACGCGAAGTGGAAGAATATGTCCAGGCACAGAAGGCCATGGGCACAGATCCTGATCTCTCAGGACTTAAGAGCGATGAACAGGAGAGAAAGACTCTCGCTGATTCGATCTCCAAGACATTCTACCAGGGCGAACTTCCTTATATCTTCTACAGACTTATAGATAAGTGTCTATATGAATATAAGTTCGACAGCATCGTCTGCTACAAGCTTTTCGAAGAGGGCTACGACCAGTCCATTCACAGATCCAACATACAGATGGAGAACAGGGCGCGCGAGTGGTTCGAAAAAGGCTATACGGATATCAAGAGCCTCGAAAAGCAGCTCGAGATAGATAAGCGCACCAAAAAGCTCATCAAGCTTACAGGCAGCCTCATGCGCAAGCGTCTTAACGGTCTTGATATCGACCGCGTTAAGAGCTGGGCAGAAGATTTAGGTGCGACTGAAGAACTCGTAACATTGGCTTTCAAAGAGAACGAATTCAGGACCAACCTGACATTAAAGAATGTCGGTGACACTCTTACCAAGTGGCACGACCAGGGCATAAAGACTGCTGAGGATGCTGCCAAATTCAGCGAAGAAGAGCACAAGGAGAATAAGCGCAAGGCCACAAGAAGAAAGGCCAACGCAGGTTCTGTCTGGGCTACCGGAGAAGAAGCCGGCATAGCAGCAGAACCAAAGGCAGAAGAACCTAAGAATACAAAGGCTTCAGAGGATACGAATGACGATGACGGAGACAGCAATATTCCCGACAGCGTCCTTGATATGTTTGGAGATTAA
- a CDS encoding DNA replication protein DnaC — protein MKTIKELIRESLTEVAATRDINRQNSINRVYKDYPELKDIDNQILDVRNSRFIAVIDKDERLIKRFDIAEEELQAKRDKIIARNRIDPYFDEEKNICDKCGDTGFTKGSDGTVKVCSCRKNELENCYEQSGMADYTSYKMKNYRDDYLGNATGRKKIKNELLKVMLGLNEGDASSPLCVLSAPPQSGKTFLAVVVCKTAINLGKSAYYAKCEDLANLGTDTLDALKHIDFLVIDDFADSVTHFQNVGSVLNTLLETRAAANLTTVLVTPFPVSELVKKCDMRISGKLQTAKKISSEGR, from the coding sequence ATGAAAACGATTAAAGAACTTATAAGAGAGAGTCTTACTGAAGTTGCTGCCACAAGAGATATCAACAGGCAGAACAGCATTAACCGTGTATATAAAGATTATCCTGAACTTAAAGACATAGACAACCAGATCCTGGATGTCAGAAACAGCAGGTTTATTGCTGTAATCGACAAGGATGAAAGACTCATCAAAAGGTTCGATATCGCGGAAGAAGAACTCCAGGCAAAGCGCGATAAGATCATTGCAAGAAACAGGATAGATCCTTATTTCGATGAGGAAAAGAATATCTGCGACAAGTGCGGCGATACCGGATTTACCAAAGGTTCCGACGGCACCGTAAAGGTCTGTTCCTGCAGAAAGAACGAGCTCGAGAACTGCTATGAACAAAGCGGCATGGCAGACTACACATCTTATAAGATGAAAAATTACAGAGACGATTATCTCGGTAATGCAACAGGGCGCAAGAAGATCAAGAATGAGCTTTTAAAGGTCATGCTGGGTCTTAATGAGGGCGATGCTTCATCGCCTTTGTGCGTACTTTCAGCTCCTCCGCAGTCAGGCAAGACTTTCCTTGCCGTCGTTGTCTGCAAGACAGCGATCAACTTAGGTAAGAGCGCATACTATGCCAAGTGCGAAGATCTCGCAAATCTCGGCACCGACACTCTTGATGCATTAAAGCATATTGATTTCCTTGTAATAGACGATTTTGCCGATTCGGTAACACATTTCCAGAATGTCGGATCGGTATTGAACACTTTGCTCGAGACAAGAGCTGCTGCAAACCTTACAACTGTCCTCGTAACTCCTTTCCCTGTCAGTGAACTCGTAAAGAAGTGCGACATGAGGATCAGCGGCAAGCTCCAGACTGCAAAGAAGATATCTTCGGAAGGAAGGTAA
- a CDS encoding holo-[acyl-carrier protein] synthase: MNVRCGTDIVDIARFVKKLEEGNTAFFDKCFTEGEIAYCNLSKDLKKKAERFAARWAAKEAVGKALGTGLLSEGVGMHDIEVIKDERGTPGIRLTGGALSHANELGMSSVSISLSHDGGMAAAYCVMLVEK, translated from the coding sequence ATGAATGTACGCTGCGGAACCGACATCGTAGATATCGCCAGGTTTGTAAAGAAACTGGAAGAAGGCAACACGGCTTTTTTCGATAAGTGCTTTACAGAAGGTGAGATCGCTTATTGCAATTTATCCAAGGACCTTAAAAAGAAGGCTGAGCGCTTTGCGGCCAGATGGGCTGCAAAAGAAGCTGTCGGCAAGGCACTTGGCACAGGCCTTCTGAGCGAAGGCGTCGGAATGCATGACATCGAAGTTATTAAGGATGAGAGAGGCACGCCGGGCATAAGACTTACAGGCGGCGCTCTTTCCCATGCAAATGAACTGGGTATGAGTTCTGTCTCAATAAGTCTGTCACATGACGGCGGAATGGCTGCAGCATATTGCGTAATGCTCGTGGAGAAATAA
- a CDS encoding LSU ribosomal protein L28P, with amino-acid sequence MAKCEVCQKDMFFGRKIRITRSQISRRALTTQQANVHRVKVVVDGTPKSMNVCTRCLRSGKVERA; translated from the coding sequence ATGGCTAAGTGTGAAGTTTGCCAGAAAGATATGTTCTTCGGCAGAAAGATTAGAATCACGCGTTCACAGATTTCAAGACGCGCGCTTACTACGCAGCAGGCTAACGTACACAGAGTTAAGGTTGTTGTTGACGGCACCCCCAAGTCAATGAACGTTTGCACACGTTGCCTTCGTTCCGGCAAAGTCGAGAGAGCGTAA
- a CDS encoding CTP:phosphocholine cytidylyltransferase-like protein produces MTRDQFSLLNVLRTNEINNQRSLASFLGMALGKTNRLLSEARQGGLIDDEYKLTADGYKAMEPYKVDNAIIMAAGLSSRFAPLSYEKPKGLLVVKGEVLIERQIRQLREAGISDITVVVGYMKEKFFYLHEKFDVNIVINDDYFRYNNPSTLIRVKDLLKNTFICSSDNYFVENVFEPFVYDSYYSAVYQEGESDEWGLLTDSNNRIVKIDHSPKDMWIMMGHAFFSKSFSEKFIPILEKQYSKESVRYELWEHILEENLKRLSISMRQYSTDVIKEFDSLEDLRAFDEKYIQNSGSEIFSNICNVCSCEENDIKDISVVKQGLTNLSFRFSCKGKSFIYRHPGVGTEKYISRESEAFSMGVAKKLGLDSTIIEINGKEGWKISTFIENAHTLNYHNKDEVKQALGLVKKLHDAAIVSPYDFDIWQRTLNFIDLILDHRKDFSDFNTLFNDMKELYEYTKTDGVKKILCHCDCYDPNFLVDKNGVVTLIDWEYSGNDDPANDLGTFICCSDYTFEEALEVINIYYGCKPTEKELHHCLAYVAIASYYWFVWAIYQESIGNMVGDYLFLWYQNSKYYMNKAKEYYERNRKNG; encoded by the coding sequence ATGACTCGTGATCAATTTTCTTTATTGAATGTTCTTAGAACTAATGAAATTAATAATCAACGTAGCTTGGCTTCGTTTCTTGGTATGGCTTTGGGGAAAACCAACAGACTATTATCCGAAGCTCGACAAGGGGGGTTGATTGATGATGAGTACAAATTGACTGCAGATGGTTATAAAGCAATGGAACCATATAAGGTTGACAATGCTATCATTATGGCCGCAGGCCTTTCATCCCGATTCGCGCCCTTATCTTACGAAAAACCTAAGGGGCTTTTGGTTGTAAAAGGTGAAGTTCTTATTGAAAGGCAGATTAGACAATTACGTGAAGCAGGAATCAGTGATATAACCGTTGTTGTTGGTTATATGAAAGAGAAGTTTTTTTATCTTCATGAGAAATTTGATGTAAATATTGTAATCAATGATGATTATTTCCGTTATAACAATCCATCAACGCTTATAAGAGTTAAAGATTTGCTGAAAAATACCTTCATTTGTTCTTCAGATAATTATTTTGTTGAGAATGTTTTTGAACCTTTTGTATATGATTCATACTATTCTGCGGTTTATCAGGAAGGTGAGAGTGATGAATGGGGACTATTAACGGATAGTAATAATAGAATCGTAAAGATTGACCATTCACCAAAAGATATGTGGATTATGATGGGTCACGCATTTTTTTCGAAGTCTTTTTCTGAAAAATTCATTCCAATCCTTGAGAAACAGTATTCAAAGGAAAGTGTCCGATATGAATTATGGGAGCATATCCTCGAAGAAAACCTAAAACGTCTTTCAATTTCGATGCGTCAGTATAGTACGGATGTTATCAAGGAATTTGATTCATTAGAAGATCTTAGGGCTTTTGATGAGAAATATATCCAAAACAGCGGTTCTGAGATTTTTTCGAATATCTGTAATGTTTGTAGCTGTGAGGAAAATGACATTAAAGATATCAGTGTTGTTAAGCAGGGCCTTACAAACCTGTCATTCAGATTTTCTTGTAAAGGGAAATCATTTATTTACCGTCATCCTGGTGTTGGTACAGAAAAATACATCTCGCGAGAAAGCGAAGCTTTTTCGATGGGTGTTGCGAAGAAACTTGGACTGGATAGCACGATAATTGAGATTAATGGTAAAGAAGGATGGAAGATCTCGACATTTATCGAGAATGCCCATACTCTTAATTATCATAATAAAGATGAAGTTAAGCAGGCCCTTGGTCTTGTAAAAAAGCTTCATGATGCTGCCATAGTTTCGCCTTATGATTTTGATATATGGCAAAGAACACTGAACTTCATAGATCTTATTCTTGACCACCGAAAGGACTTTTCAGACTTCAACACGCTGTTTAATGATATGAAGGAGCTCTATGAATATACCAAAACTGATGGTGTAAAAAAAATCTTGTGTCACTGTGACTGTTATGATCCAAATTTCCTCGTAGATAAAAACGGCGTTGTAACTCTTATTGACTGGGAGTATTCAGGCAATGATGATCCTGCAAACGATCTAGGTACATTTATCTGTTGTTCTGACTATACATTTGAGGAAGCGCTTGAGGTGATCAACATATATTACGGATGCAAACCCACAGAAAAAGAACTGCATCATTGTTTGGCTTATGTTGCAATTGCTTCATATTATTGGTTCGTCTGGGCTATATATCAGGAATCCATAGGCAACATGGTAGGAGATTACCTGTTTCTGTGGTATCAGAATTCTAAATATTATATGAATAAAGCAAAAGAGTATTATGAAAGGAACAGAAAAAATGGCTGA
- a CDS encoding NCS1 family nucleobase:cation symporter-1: MSLGSKADYIIQETVTGVVPMLNKERKYNFWDLFLSTSGFSIATWCYTQGAYMAEYLSFKQLLINIFCFNIIWIFIECIPVFFAVRYGIDLWVWLRSVLGIKGVAIFATVISMANFGWYGVDAQLFGSSMVNLLKGFGVDLPMNIWKPILGVVCVILGTLIALGGPEVIKWTSRVLVTALLVVGCVVVVLCFTSVPLSEIAAVQPQIEGSNLVRFMTSAEGSCAFAFSWSTQALVIPRLCKTESKGYWGTSLAYGVVAPFFVAAGGIMAYAMFVKTGVFESDPTNMLATLCGPTFALLSLLMVAFANIGTQGIGSYVNCMIIKSGLPKLNYKMLVWLAAVYVSILTVWGWVMDSFGSFISMAAYIQGPIIGMTVVDYLIVKKRKISLKSAFYMKGHDAYNFTRGFNLVSLVILVISFVSCILFVYNPLTGEIQSPIFLILTGSGYTAISGGLLYWIASLTPLKKYMLRDRCDLEII; this comes from the coding sequence ATGAGTTTGGGTTCAAAGGCCGATTATATCATTCAAGAAACAGTTACCGGTGTTGTCCCAATGTTGAACAAAGAACGGAAGTACAATTTTTGGGATTTGTTTTTATCCACAAGCGGATTCTCAATAGCAACATGGTGTTATACACAAGGCGCTTACATGGCGGAATACCTTTCATTTAAACAACTATTGATCAACATTTTCTGTTTTAACATTATTTGGATTTTTATAGAGTGTATTCCTGTATTTTTTGCAGTACGCTACGGAATTGATCTCTGGGTTTGGTTGAGATCTGTGCTAGGAATTAAGGGGGTTGCAATCTTTGCTACCGTCATTTCAATGGCAAATTTTGGTTGGTATGGTGTTGATGCCCAGTTGTTCGGATCTTCGATGGTAAACTTGTTAAAGGGTTTTGGTGTTGATCTCCCTATGAATATATGGAAGCCAATACTCGGCGTAGTGTGTGTCATCCTTGGAACTCTTATTGCTTTGGGCGGGCCGGAAGTCATTAAGTGGACAAGCCGAGTTTTGGTTACAGCTTTGCTAGTAGTCGGTTGTGTAGTTGTAGTTCTTTGTTTTACTAGCGTTCCGTTATCGGAAATAGCAGCCGTTCAGCCTCAAATCGAAGGTTCCAATCTCGTACGTTTTATGACATCAGCAGAAGGCAGTTGCGCATTTGCTTTCTCGTGGTCAACTCAAGCGTTGGTTATCCCTAGACTATGTAAGACTGAGAGCAAGGGATACTGGGGAACGTCTTTGGCTTATGGTGTTGTAGCACCATTCTTTGTTGCTGCTGGTGGAATCATGGCGTATGCAATGTTTGTTAAGACTGGTGTTTTTGAAAGTGACCCGACTAATATGCTTGCTACTCTTTGTGGTCCCACTTTTGCTCTTTTAAGCCTTCTTATGGTTGCTTTTGCGAATATTGGCACACAGGGCATAGGTTCTTATGTAAACTGTATGATTATCAAGAGCGGTCTTCCAAAGCTTAACTATAAAATGCTTGTATGGCTTGCTGCTGTCTATGTTAGTATTCTTACAGTTTGGGGATGGGTTATGGACAGTTTTGGTTCCTTCATTTCTATGGCTGCGTATATTCAGGGGCCAATAATTGGTATGACCGTGGTGGATTATCTTATTGTGAAAAAGAGAAAAATCTCTCTTAAGTCGGCATTCTATATGAAAGGACATGATGCATATAACTTTACAAGAGGCTTTAATCTTGTGAGTTTAGTGATTTTAGTTATTTCATTCGTTTCATGCATTCTTTTTGTATACAATCCTTTAACTGGTGAAATACAAAGCCCAATATTCCTTATTCTTACTGGAAGCGGATATACAGCAATCAGTGGCGGGCTTCTCTATTGGATTGCAAGTTTAACACCTTTGAAAAAGTACATGCTTCGTGACAGGTGTGATCTTGAAATTATATAA
- a CDS encoding seryl-tRNA synthetase yields MLDIKFLRTNPDIVKQNIKNKFQDEKLPLVDQVIELDKEFRESKTRAEALRANRNKVSKQIGALMAQGKKDEAEVVKKQVTDMAEELEALSAKETELEEQIRKIMLVIPNIIDPSVPIGKDDSENVEIEKFGEPFVPDFEVPYHVDIMEKLDGIELDQARETSGNGFYYLKGDIARLHSACLSYARDFMIDRGFTYYIPPYMIRSSVVTGVMSFAEMENMMYKIEGEDLYLIGTSEHSMIGKFIDTITDEDKLPQTLTSYSPCFRKEVGAHGIEERGVYRIHQFEKQEMIVVCKPEDSMTWYNKLWQNTVDYFRSLDIPVRTLECCSGDLADLKVKSCDVEAWSPRQKKYFEVGSCSNLGDAQARRLKIRIRGSEGTYLAHTLNNTCVAPPRMLIAFLENNLNADGSIRIPEALRPYMGGKSVIEVKK; encoded by the coding sequence ATGCTTGATATTAAATTCTTACGTACCAATCCGGACATCGTTAAACAGAACATCAAGAACAAGTTCCAGGACGAGAAGCTTCCCCTTGTAGATCAGGTCATTGAACTTGATAAGGAATTCCGTGAGAGCAAGACACGTGCTGAAGCTTTAAGAGCTAACCGCAACAAGGTCAGCAAGCAGATCGGCGCTCTCATGGCTCAGGGCAAAAAGGACGAAGCTGAAGTAGTCAAGAAGCAGGTCACAGATATGGCTGAAGAGCTCGAAGCACTCTCTGCTAAGGAGACTGAGCTTGAAGAACAGATCAGAAAGATCATGCTCGTTATCCCTAACATCATCGATCCTTCCGTTCCGATCGGCAAAGACGATTCCGAGAACGTTGAGATCGAGAAATTCGGCGAACCCTTCGTTCCTGATTTCGAAGTACCCTATCACGTTGACATCATGGAAAAGCTTGACGGCATCGAGCTCGACCAGGCAAGAGAAACATCCGGCAACGGCTTCTACTACTTAAAGGGCGACATCGCAAGACTTCACTCTGCATGCCTCTCTTATGCAAGAGACTTCATGATCGACAGAGGCTTCACATACTACATTCCGCCTTACATGATCAGATCTTCCGTTGTTACAGGCGTTATGAGCTTTGCAGAGATGGAAAACATGATGTACAAGATTGAGGGCGAGGACCTTTACCTCATCGGTACTTCCGAGCACTCCATGATTGGTAAGTTCATCGACACTATCACAGACGAGGATAAGCTCCCCCAAACACTCACATCTTACTCTCCTTGCTTCCGTAAAGAAGTTGGTGCCCACGGCATCGAGGAGCGTGGTGTTTACAGAATCCACCAGTTCGAAAAGCAGGAAATGATCGTTGTCTGCAAGCCTGAAGATTCCATGACATGGTATAACAAGCTCTGGCAGAACACAGTTGATTACTTCCGTTCACTCGATATCCCCGTAAGAACACTCGAGTGCTGCTCCGGCGACCTCGCTGACCTCAAGGTTAAGTCCTGCGACGTAGAGGCTTGGTCTCCCAGACAGAAAAAGTATTTCGAAGTAGGTTCCTGCTCTAACTTGGGCGACGCTCAGGCAAGACGTCTTAAGATCAGGATCAGAGGTTCTGAGGGCACGTACCTCGCTCATACACTTAACAACACATGCGTTGCTCCTCCGAGAATGCTCATTGCCTTCTTAGAGAACAACCTTAACGCAGACGGCTCCATCAGGATCCCTGAGGCATTGAGACCTTACATGGGCGGCAAGTCTGTAATCGAAGTAAAGAAGTAA
- a CDS encoding putative YigZ family protein, with translation MSRSITLSKTGDSRIEVKKSVFIGRSFHISSPDEASEFLAAERKKYPDARHLCYAWVTGGENARQKSSDDGEPQGTAGQPLLELLTSNGFTDTLICVTRYFGGTLLGTGGLRRAYSDSGRQALEAGCPVTLVPALKWRDNCSYPVFEMLSRKAGNSGWVIENIEYGQDVAFDIIVPEEEEKELIRYCLDLTGGALQLKDPVSFLTKGESVEIS, from the coding sequence TTGAGCCGCAGCATTACTCTCAGCAAAACCGGCGATTCCAGGATCGAAGTTAAGAAGTCGGTCTTTATCGGCAGGAGTTTTCATATTTCTTCACCTGATGAAGCATCAGAATTTCTGGCAGCCGAAAGGAAAAAGTACCCTGACGCGAGGCACCTTTGTTATGCATGGGTAACAGGCGGGGAGAATGCCAGGCAGAAATCCAGCGACGACGGCGAGCCGCAGGGCACTGCAGGACAGCCTTTGCTGGAACTCCTTACTTCAAACGGTTTTACGGATACTCTTATCTGCGTTACCAGATATTTCGGAGGAACGCTCCTTGGGACAGGAGGATTAAGGCGCGCTTATTCTGACAGTGGCAGGCAGGCTCTTGAAGCAGGCTGCCCTGTTACTCTGGTCCCGGCTCTAAAATGGAGGGATAACTGCTCTTATCCGGTTTTTGAGATGCTGTCGAGAAAAGCCGGCAATTCCGGATGGGTGATCGAAAACATAGAATACGGCCAGGATGTAGCTTTTGACATCATCGTACCTGAAGAAGAAGAAAAAGAACTGATAAGATACTGCCTTGACCTTACAGGCGGCGCGCTTCAGCTGAAAGACCCGGTAAGCTTTCTTACAAAAGGTGAGAGCGTGGAAATATCGTGA
- a CDS encoding serine protease Do, with protein MDNQNLEQENAPKIRETVDPKEKNYRFTLIVMSLILLALVLFSGFQTLYIFRLNTGLEGIMSYTRIFKNRADDDDEQGAIESITESANVSSLPEPWFSIEEASSVNSQKMTTVDIVKKVSPATVPISVISVDDGKETKISSGTGFIITKDGYIVTNQHVVVMADKAVSTYYVTVLLPDIENPVRAEVVGSDVQTDIAVLKVNIDKELPCVTFGDSDKLQAGELAVVIGNSLGKFDDSVTVGVISSPSREINRKGYFVNIIQTDAAINPGNSGGPLINSFGEVVGITNAKIVTGTSENLGFAIPVNSVKTVIESIINYGKVVGRPYLGVSLQQVADDSYFGARGGVFVAEIVKGGPSDKAGLELGDRVLYFDGVEIKETGDIIRVRDSHKAGDTIEVVVERDGKEIKLSLVIGDSADQ; from the coding sequence ATGGATAATCAGAATTTAGAGCAGGAAAACGCGCCCAAGATCAGGGAAACCGTTGATCCAAAAGAAAAGAATTACCGCTTTACGCTGATCGTAATGTCTCTTATTCTTCTTGCCCTGGTTTTGTTTTCGGGCTTCCAGACCCTTTATATATTCAGACTTAATACCGGTCTTGAAGGGATCATGTCATATACAAGGATCTTCAAGAACAGAGCTGATGACGATGATGAGCAGGGAGCCATTGAGTCCATAACAGAATCTGCAAATGTTTCCTCTCTGCCTGAACCCTGGTTTTCGATAGAAGAGGCTTCTTCAGTTAACAGTCAGAAAATGACGACTGTCGACATAGTTAAGAAGGTAAGCCCTGCGACAGTTCCTATCAGTGTCATCAGCGTTGATGACGGCAAAGAAACAAAGATCAGTTCCGGAACAGGCTTCATTATCACCAAAGACGGATATATCGTTACAAACCAGCATGTTGTCGTTATGGCAGATAAAGCTGTAAGCACATACTATGTAACGGTTCTTTTACCTGATATTGAGAACCCCGTCAGAGCTGAGGTCGTAGGAAGCGATGTCCAGACAGACATTGCGGTCCTTAAAGTTAATATTGATAAAGAACTTCCCTGCGTAACATTCGGAGATTCCGATAAGCTCCAAGCAGGCGAGCTTGCCGTGGTTATCGGAAATTCATTGGGAAAGTTCGATGACTCCGTTACCGTCGGTGTAATATCTTCTCCTTCAAGAGAGATCAACCGCAAAGGATATTTTGTAAATATCATCCAGACTGATGCTGCCATCAATCCCGGAAACAGCGGCGGACCGCTCATCAATTCTTTTGGTGAGGTCGTAGGCATCACAAATGCCAAGATCGTTACAGGCACTTCAGAGAACTTAGGTTTTGCTATCCCTGTAAATTCCGTAAAGACAGTAATCGAGAGCATAATCAATTACGGAAAAGTTGTAGGACGTCCTTATCTCGGAGTTTCACTGCAGCAGGTTGCCGATGATTCTTATTTCGGTGCCAGGGGCGGAGTATTTGTTGCCGAGATCGTTAAAGGCGGTCCTTCTGACAAGGCAGGACTTGAATTAGGCGACAGAGTGCTTTATTTCGACGGTGTTGAAATAAAAGAGACCGGTGATATTATTAGAGTGCGCGATTCACATAAGGCAGGCGATACGATCGAAGTAGTTGTCGAGCGTGACGGCAAAGAGATCAAGCTGTCGCTCGTAATTGGCGACAGCGCTGACCAGTAA